A stretch of Spirosoma oryzicola DNA encodes these proteins:
- a CDS encoding alpha-L-fucosidase: MIHQRFFLWAVVLGLFVHQATAQTPAPYGAVPSARQLAWHRMKYYAFVHFNMNTFSNEEWGHGTEKPAMFNPTQLDCRQWARVAKEAGMEGIIITAKHHDGFCLWPSKYTEHSVKNSPWRDGKGDVLKDLSAACKEYGLKFGVYLSPWDRNHPAYGTPEYNEIFKKTLQEVLTQYGDVFEVWFDGANGEGPNGKKQVYDWPGFVATVRQFQPNAVIFSDAGPDIRWVGNEDGYAGETNWGTLNRSKVYPGYPNYWELTPGHEDGTDWVPTEVNCSIRPGWYYHANEDDKVKSLEHLVDIYYSSIGRNGNWLLNLPVDRRGLVHENDTKRLMELKAYTDKASNNLAGGKKITASSLFGKASTFAASNVLDKSRDTYWAAANGTTQATLDIDLGKPTTLNRLLIEEYIALGQRVKKFSVAAWQNGKYQTIAQGTTIGNRRILRFPAVTTSKLQISIDEAKANPLISNVEVYNAPELIVTPVISRSKDGMVTIACPRTTDPVITYTTDGSEPTAQSPRFSQPFAMPTGGIVKARAFVDNMKRASSPVTTEFDISSAKWNVVSAGGSASGKTTDRLIDGNPASFWQQRKTGETPASVVLDLGESLPLRGFTYVPRQDGKKDGIVYRYAVSVSQDGQTWSAPVSQGAFSNINNNPVKQTIRFDQPQTGRYLRFDALETTGANDTMVSIAELGVLTR, translated from the coding sequence ATGATCCATCAGCGTTTTTTCCTTTGGGCAGTTGTTTTAGGGCTTTTCGTTCACCAGGCAACTGCTCAGACACCCGCTCCGTACGGTGCGGTTCCGTCGGCCCGTCAGCTGGCCTGGCACCGGATGAAATACTACGCCTTCGTCCATTTCAACATGAACACGTTCTCCAATGAAGAATGGGGACACGGCACCGAAAAACCAGCCATGTTCAACCCTACCCAGCTCGACTGTCGGCAGTGGGCGCGTGTGGCGAAGGAAGCGGGTATGGAAGGAATCATCATCACGGCCAAACACCACGATGGATTTTGCCTGTGGCCTTCGAAATACACCGAACATTCGGTTAAGAACAGCCCCTGGCGCGATGGTAAGGGCGACGTATTGAAAGATTTGTCGGCAGCCTGCAAGGAATATGGCCTTAAATTCGGCGTTTACCTTTCCCCCTGGGACCGCAACCACCCTGCCTACGGAACACCCGAATACAACGAGATCTTTAAAAAGACGCTTCAGGAAGTACTGACCCAATACGGCGACGTGTTTGAGGTATGGTTTGATGGGGCCAACGGCGAAGGTCCTAACGGCAAAAAGCAGGTTTACGACTGGCCGGGTTTTGTGGCTACCGTTCGTCAGTTCCAGCCCAACGCCGTTATTTTTAGCGACGCGGGCCCCGATATTCGCTGGGTGGGCAACGAAGATGGTTACGCAGGCGAAACCAACTGGGGCACGCTCAACCGCTCCAAAGTATATCCGGGTTATCCTAACTATTGGGAGTTGACACCGGGCCACGAAGATGGGACCGACTGGGTACCCACCGAAGTCAATTGCTCCATCCGTCCGGGCTGGTACTACCACGCTAATGAAGATGACAAGGTAAAGTCGCTGGAACATCTGGTCGATATTTATTACAGCTCCATTGGCCGCAACGGCAACTGGCTGCTCAACTTGCCCGTAGACCGACGGGGACTGGTTCACGAAAATGACACCAAACGGCTGATGGAGCTGAAGGCCTACACCGATAAAGCATCGAATAACCTGGCGGGTGGTAAGAAAATAACCGCCAGCAGCTTGTTCGGCAAAGCATCGACGTTTGCGGCCAGCAACGTGCTGGACAAAAGCCGGGATACCTACTGGGCCGCAGCGAACGGCACCACCCAGGCTACCCTCGACATCGATCTGGGCAAGCCGACCACGCTCAACCGACTGCTTATCGAAGAATACATTGCGCTGGGGCAGCGCGTGAAGAAATTCTCGGTGGCGGCCTGGCAGAATGGCAAGTATCAAACCATTGCGCAGGGAACGACTATCGGCAACCGGCGCATTCTACGATTCCCAGCCGTGACGACGAGTAAACTACAGATAAGTATTGACGAAGCGAAAGCGAATCCGCTGATCAGCAACGTCGAAGTATACAACGCTCCCGAACTGATTGTAACCCCCGTTATCAGCCGGAGCAAAGACGGAATGGTCACCATTGCCTGCCCCCGGACGACTGATCCGGTCATTACGTACACCACCGACGGATCGGAGCCTACCGCCCAGAGTCCGCGCTTTAGCCAGCCCTTTGCGATGCCCACGGGTGGTATCGTAAAAGCCCGCGCTTTCGTGGACAACATGAAACGAGCCAGCAGCCCCGTTACGACTGAGTTTGACATTAGTTCGGCGAAATGGAACGTTGTTTCAGCGGGTGGTTCAGCTTCTGGCAAAACAACGGATCGGCTAATCGATGGTAACCCCGCAAGTTTCTGGCAACAGCGTAAAACCGGTGAAACACCAGCTTCGGTGGTACTGGATCTTGGTGAGTCCCTGCCGTTGCGTGGGTTTACGTACGTACCCCGTCAGGATGGTAAAAAAGACGGCATTGTGTACCGCTACGCCGTTTCGGTCAGTCAGGACGGTCAGACGTGGTCGGCTCCGGTCAGCCAGGGCGCATTCAGCAACATTAATAACAATCCGGTCAAACAGACGATACGGTTTGATCAGCCGCAAACGGGCCGTTACCTGAGATTCGACGCGCTCGAAACGACGGGGGCCAACGATACCATGGTTTCTATTGCCGAACTGGGTGTTCTGACCCGGTAA
- a CDS encoding histidine phosphatase family protein, whose amino-acid sequence MDVYLIRHTEVAVGRSVAYGQSDVELADTYEEQRDRLIKHLPDDPMAIFSSPLRRCQQLATDLAATFAHGSQIETAPGQTAVVDAHPPLVQLDDRLKEFFFGDWEMIPWADIGRAALDPWMADFVNIKTPNGENFNDVFERVGDFWRTMVLPLAQTQPTQPVFVVSHGGVIRALLCLFLDLSLQNAYRINLDYGAVTKLTITESSYTIQYINR is encoded by the coding sequence ATGGATGTTTATCTGATTCGTCATACCGAAGTAGCCGTCGGGCGAAGTGTTGCCTATGGGCAGTCGGACGTTGAACTGGCCGATACGTACGAAGAACAGCGCGACCGCTTAATCAAGCACTTACCCGACGATCCGATGGCTATCTTTTCGTCGCCGTTGCGTCGTTGCCAGCAGCTCGCTACCGATCTGGCCGCGACGTTTGCGCACGGCAGCCAGATCGAAACCGCTCCCGGTCAGACCGCCGTGGTAGACGCACACCCGCCCCTGGTACAATTGGACGACCGACTAAAGGAGTTCTTTTTCGGCGATTGGGAAATGATTCCCTGGGCTGACATTGGCCGGGCCGCGCTCGATCCGTGGATGGCTGATTTCGTAAACATCAAAACCCCGAATGGCGAAAACTTCAACGATGTCTTCGAACGCGTGGGTGATTTCTGGCGCACTATGGTCCTGCCATTAGCGCAAACCCAACCCACACAGCCCGTATTTGTTGTTTCCCACGGCGGGGTGATTCGGGCTTTGCTTTGTCTGTTTCTGGATTTATCCCTTCAAAATGCTTACCGCATCAATCTGGACTACGGCGCGGTTACCAAACTGACCATCACCGAGTCATCGTACACGATTCAGTACATCAATCGCTAA
- a CDS encoding adenosylcobinamide-GDP ribazoletransferase encodes MRLFFTALMFYTRLPVPKSIDHSAEALNRATMFLPLIGWLVGGIGVGVYWLGTVLFPPAYLPVLFSMIATVWVTGAFHEDGFADVCDGFGGGWTKEKILSIMKDSRLGTYGTIGLGLLLAVKFFALQSMLSVEPFGWTVVLKYISAHSLSRLTATTVIRALPYAREDLDAKAKPIAQGITMGQLVLATLFGLLPLMALVLYTTLWIYLLFLIPLVLIRWRLVWFFNKWLGGYTGDCLGATQQLTEVVVYLSFVSLLWISV; translated from the coding sequence GTGCGACTCTTCTTTACCGCCCTTATGTTCTACACCCGGCTGCCGGTGCCAAAGTCCATCGATCACTCGGCGGAGGCACTCAATCGGGCAACGATGTTTCTCCCGCTTATCGGCTGGCTGGTGGGCGGTATTGGGGTCGGCGTGTACTGGCTCGGCACGGTGCTATTTCCACCGGCCTACCTACCCGTACTGTTCAGCATGATCGCAACGGTATGGGTAACAGGTGCTTTTCACGAAGATGGATTTGCGGACGTCTGCGACGGTTTCGGCGGTGGCTGGACAAAAGAAAAAATTCTGTCGATCATGAAAGACAGCCGCCTGGGAACGTACGGAACGATTGGCTTAGGCTTGTTGCTGGCGGTTAAATTCTTTGCGCTCCAATCGATGCTGAGCGTTGAACCGTTTGGCTGGACGGTTGTCCTGAAATACATATCAGCTCACAGCCTGAGCCGCCTGACAGCCACAACCGTGATTCGTGCGCTACCCTACGCCCGCGAAGACCTCGACGCGAAAGCGAAGCCCATTGCGCAGGGCATCACGATGGGTCAACTAGTGCTGGCTACGTTGTTTGGGCTCTTACCCTTGATGGCGCTCGTCCTCTACACGACCCTCTGGATTTATCTGCTGTTTCTGATTCCGCTGGTGCTCATACGCTGGCGGCTCGTGTGGTTTTTCAACAAGTGGCTTGGCGGCTACACAGGCGACTGTCTGGGCGCTACGCAGCAGCTTACGGAAGTGGTTGTTTATCTGTCGTTTGTATCGTTATTGTGGATTTCGGTTTAA
- the cobT gene encoding nicotinate-nucleotide--dimethylbenzimidazole phosphoribosyltransferase: protein MLTPASSTLETTVRRRIDYKTKPLGALGRLEELALQIALIQQTETPVLTNPHLLVFAGDHGLAAEGVSAYPADITYGMVKNFIAGGAAINVFCRQNGLQLLVCDVGVNGSFEENTESFVKYKIRPGTRNMRYEPAMTTDECEAAIDAGKTLVNGVQYRGCNVIGFGEMGIGNTSPAALLMHRLTGLPLDQCVGRGTGLSDEGLARKLAILQEVATQHADQTEPMAVLTAMGGLEIAAMVGGMLRAAENGMVILIDGFIATAALLVANALNPSVRQHCIFCHQSDETGHKQMLYFLEAKPLLSLDLRLGEGTGCALAYPIVQAAVAMLNDMATMDILT from the coding sequence CAACGCTCGAAACAACTGTTCGTCGGCGTATCGACTATAAAACCAAACCCCTCGGTGCTTTGGGACGTCTGGAAGAATTAGCGCTTCAGATTGCCCTGATCCAACAGACCGAAACGCCCGTATTGACCAATCCGCACCTGCTTGTTTTTGCGGGTGACCACGGCCTGGCGGCAGAAGGCGTTAGTGCCTACCCTGCCGATATCACCTACGGCATGGTTAAAAATTTTATTGCGGGCGGAGCAGCCATTAACGTCTTCTGTCGCCAGAACGGGCTGCAATTGCTCGTCTGTGATGTAGGCGTCAACGGCTCGTTCGAAGAGAATACCGAAAGCTTCGTCAAATACAAGATCCGGCCCGGCACGCGCAACATGCGCTACGAACCCGCCATGACCACCGACGAATGCGAGGCCGCCATTGACGCGGGGAAAACGCTGGTCAACGGGGTTCAGTACCGGGGTTGCAATGTGATTGGCTTCGGCGAAATGGGCATTGGCAATACCTCACCAGCCGCTTTGCTGATGCATCGCTTAACGGGGCTCCCGCTGGACCAGTGCGTCGGACGCGGCACGGGCCTTTCCGACGAAGGCTTGGCCCGCAAGCTCGCTATCTTGCAAGAAGTCGCCACCCAACACGCCGATCAGACGGAACCAATGGCTGTTTTAACGGCGATGGGCGGTCTGGAAATAGCGGCTATGGTCGGCGGGATGCTACGGGCGGCCGAAAACGGCATGGTCATTCTAATCGATGGGTTCATTGCCACAGCCGCTTTACTGGTCGCCAATGCACTGAATCCGTCGGTACGTCAGCACTGCATTTTCTGCCACCAGTCCGACGAGACGGGGCATAAACAAATGCTTTACTTCCTAGAAGCCAAACCCTTACTTTCGCTCGACCTGCGGCTGGGCGAAGGAACCGGCTGCGCGCTCGCTTACCCGATCGTTCAGGCCGCTGTTGCGATGCTCAACGACATGGCAACAATGGACATCCTGACCTAA